The following are encoded together in the Chaetodon auriga isolate fChaAug3 chromosome 4, fChaAug3.hap1, whole genome shotgun sequence genome:
- the acaa1 gene encoding 3-ketoacyl-CoA thiolase, peroxisomal isoform X2, which yields MHRLKIISGHLRPSSPVGSRRDLQRAECGSAASRSPEDVVVVHGLRTAIGKAKRGAFKDTTPDELLSAVMTAVLKDVGLSPNKLGDVCVGNVLQPGAGALMARVAHFLSGFPETVPVYTVNRQCSSGLQALFNIAGAIRSRSIDLGLACGVESMSLRSVGNPGDLSSRLMDNDKARDCIIPMGITSENVAERFGVSREKQDAFALSSQQKAARAQSSGLFQQEIVPISTKFVDSDGKEQQVTVTKDDGIRAGTTLAGLSKLKPAFKNDGSTTAGNSSQVSDGAAAVLIGRRSAVQALGLPVLGVLRASAVVGVPPDIMGIGPAFAIPAALEQAGLTVADIDVFEINEAFASQVMYCVEKLGIPLEKVNPNGGAIALGHPLGCTGARQVVTLLNELRRRGKRGYGVVSMCIGTGMGAAAVFEYPGP from the exons ATGCACAGATTAAAGATCATCTCGGGACACTTGCGTCCCTCCAGTCCCGTAGGGTCCAGACGGGACTTGCAGAGGGCGGAGTGCGGCTCAGCAGCCAGCCGCAGTCCGGAGGACGTGGTGGTCGTTCATGGACTCAGGACTGCTATCGGGAAAGCTAAGAGAGGAGCGTTCAAG GACACGACGCCTGATGAGCTGCTGAGTGCAGTGATGACCGCTGTGCTCAAAGACGTTGGACTGTCACCCAACAAGCTGGGAGACGTTTGCGTGG gtaaCGTGCTGCAACCGGGTGCCGGTGCTCTGATGGCCCGAGTGGCTCATTTCCTGAG tGGGTTTCCAGAGACCGTGCCGGTCTACACTGTGAACAGACAGTGCTCCTCTGGACTGCAGGCTCTGTTTAACATAGCAG GAGCCATCAGGAGCAGATCCATTGACCTGGGCCTCGCGTGTGG tgtggagaGCATGTCTCTGCGTTCTGTAGGTAATCCAGGAGATCTGAGCTCCAGGCTGATGGACAATGACAAAGCCAGAGACTGCATCATCCCGATGGG catCACGTCAGAGAACGTCGCAGAGAGATTCGGAGTctccagagagaaacaggaCGCCTTCGCTCTCAGTTCTCAGCAGAA AGCCGCCCGGGCGCAGAGCTCAGGTCTCTTCCAGCAGGAGATCGTTCCCATCAGCACCAAGTTTGTAGACAGCGACGGTAAAGAGCAGCAGGTGACGGTCACTAAGGATGATGGGATCAGAGCGGGAACCACTCTGGCAGGACTCAGTAAACTCAAGCCGGCCTTCAAAAATGACGGCAGCACCACAGCAG GTAACTCCAGCCAGGTGAGCGACGGAGCGGCGGCCGTGCTGATTGGTCGCCGGTCTGCGGTCCAGGCTCTGGGTCTGCCTGTCCTGGGGGTCCTGAGGGCCAGTGCAGTGGTTGGGGTGCCTCCTGATATTATGGGTATTGGACCAGCGTTCGCCATCCCTGCAGCTCTGGAGCAGGCTG GACTGACTGTGGCTGACATCGATGTGTTTGAAATCAATGAGGCCTTCGCCAGTCAGGTGA TGTACTGCGTGGAGAAGCTGGGAATCCCGTTGGAGAAGGTGAATCCTAACGGAGGCGCCATCGCTCTGGGTCATCCTCTGGGCTGCACCGGAGCTCGACAGGTGGTGACGCTGCTCAACGAGCTCAGACGCAGAGGAAAGAG GGGGTACGGCGTCGTGTCCATGTGCATCGGGACTGGGatgggagctgctgctgtctttgaaTACCCCGGACCGTAG
- the acaa1 gene encoding 3-ketoacyl-CoA thiolase, peroxisomal isoform X1, giving the protein MHRLKIISGHLRPSSPVGSRRDLQRAECGSAASRSPEDVVVVHGLRTAIGKAKRGAFKDTTPDELLSAVMTAVLKDVGLSPNKLGDVCVGNVLQPGAGALMARVAHFLSGFPETVPVYTVNRQCSSGLQALFNIAGAIRSRSIDLGLACGVESMSLRSVGNPGDLSSRLMDNDKARDCIIPMGITSENVAERFGVSREKQDAFALSSQQKAARAQSSGLFQQEIVPISTKFVDSDGKEQQVTVTKDDGIRAGTTLAGLSKLKPAFKNDGSTTAGNSSQVSDGAAAVLIGRRSAVQALGLPVLGVLRASAVVGVPPDIMGIGPAFAIPAALEQAGLTVADIDVFEINEAFASQAVYCVEKLGIPLEKVNPNGGAIALGHPLGCTGARQVVTLLNELRRRGKRGYGVVSMCIGTGMGAAAVFEYPGP; this is encoded by the exons ATGCACAGATTAAAGATCATCTCGGGACACTTGCGTCCCTCCAGTCCCGTAGGGTCCAGACGGGACTTGCAGAGGGCGGAGTGCGGCTCAGCAGCCAGCCGCAGTCCGGAGGACGTGGTGGTCGTTCATGGACTCAGGACTGCTATCGGGAAAGCTAAGAGAGGAGCGTTCAAG GACACGACGCCTGATGAGCTGCTGAGTGCAGTGATGACCGCTGTGCTCAAAGACGTTGGACTGTCACCCAACAAGCTGGGAGACGTTTGCGTGG gtaaCGTGCTGCAACCGGGTGCCGGTGCTCTGATGGCCCGAGTGGCTCATTTCCTGAG tGGGTTTCCAGAGACCGTGCCGGTCTACACTGTGAACAGACAGTGCTCCTCTGGACTGCAGGCTCTGTTTAACATAGCAG GAGCCATCAGGAGCAGATCCATTGACCTGGGCCTCGCGTGTGG tgtggagaGCATGTCTCTGCGTTCTGTAGGTAATCCAGGAGATCTGAGCTCCAGGCTGATGGACAATGACAAAGCCAGAGACTGCATCATCCCGATGGG catCACGTCAGAGAACGTCGCAGAGAGATTCGGAGTctccagagagaaacaggaCGCCTTCGCTCTCAGTTCTCAGCAGAA AGCCGCCCGGGCGCAGAGCTCAGGTCTCTTCCAGCAGGAGATCGTTCCCATCAGCACCAAGTTTGTAGACAGCGACGGTAAAGAGCAGCAGGTGACGGTCACTAAGGATGATGGGATCAGAGCGGGAACCACTCTGGCAGGACTCAGTAAACTCAAGCCGGCCTTCAAAAATGACGGCAGCACCACAGCAG GTAACTCCAGCCAGGTGAGCGACGGAGCGGCGGCCGTGCTGATTGGTCGCCGGTCTGCGGTCCAGGCTCTGGGTCTGCCTGTCCTGGGGGTCCTGAGGGCCAGTGCAGTGGTTGGGGTGCCTCCTGATATTATGGGTATTGGACCAGCGTTCGCCATCCCTGCAGCTCTGGAGCAGGCTG GACTGACTGTGGCTGACATCGATGTGTTTGAAATCAATGAGGCCTTCGCCAGTCAG gcagTGTACTGCGTGGAGAAGCTGGGAATCCCGTTGGAGAAGGTGAATCCTAACGGAGGCGCCATCGCTCTGGGTCATCCTCTGGGCTGCACCGGAGCTCGACAGGTGGTGACGCTGCTCAACGAGCTCAGACGCAGAGGAAAGAG GGGGTACGGCGTCGTGTCCATGTGCATCGGGACTGGGatgggagctgctgctgtctttgaaTACCCCGGACCGTAG
- the esf1 gene encoding ESF1 homolog — protein sequence MSSKKSQDGDERFLRVQRDPRFWEMPERERKVKIDKRFQSMFHDKRFKEKYTVDKRGRPINQTSTEDLKRYYKVSDSEDEDDEEDIKSKSVAEGKKKKKGKEKLVKADREVKKEKAVQSRDGKAKAERGVRVVEEDEEDDEEQQSAEEDDADLGDSVTAGSEEDEDDEEDDDDDSEEESDVVSRSDEEESGLDSEEDSDSEPDLARGKGNIETSSDEDDDEDVDAILRKEEEEIEHDWGELCKDAPRTEEVSTRLAVCNMDWDRMKAKDLLAVLNSFTPKGGAVLSVKIYPSEFGKERLKVEETQGPLELRALPDDSEDDTEEEKVYREKMRDYQFKRLKYFYAVAECDSVETAAKIYEECDGYEYESSCSVLDLRFIPDDVKFDEEPRDVAMDVNLAAYTPKLFSSSATTTSKVQLTWDETDHERVTALNRKFNKNELLDMDFNAYLASSSEEEDSEGGGGIEFGEEEEDGEEDNAGGGETVLRRCDVLSKEPNVEKKPQREEEKRKKKKKSQEQISKYRELLKGIQDKEKKLQEDKDMEMEITWVPGLKETTEQLVKKKLEGKDQLTPWEEFLEKKKDKKKQKKSQRKEGEDEEKLSDDELPPDVDLNDPFFAEELAATDMKKKQKGKKKKKQEEEGRTAEEEEEQEKQKAEIALLMEDDGDDAKHKHFNYDKIVEQQNLSKKKRKKLLKKGEESLQDDDFQMDVKDPRFQAMFTSHLFNLDPSHPSYKKTKATQSILNEKQRRREEEHQRMEDTLNAAGKQEVAGKKRENNSDSPTVEAASKKSMDPSLSLLVKSIKSKTEQFQARKKQKFM from the exons ATGTCGTCCAAAAAGAGCCAGGACGGCGATGAGCGCTTCCTGCGGGTGCAGAGGGACCCCAGATTCTGGGAAATGCCTGAGAGAGAACGCAAAGTCAAGATAGACAAGCGTTTCCAGTCCATGTTTCACGATAAGCGCTTCAAGGAGAAGTACACGGTGGACAAGCGAGGCCGTCCCATCAACCAGACCTCCACCGAGGACCTGAAGCGCTATTACAAAGTCTCTGACTCTGAGGATGAAGACGATGAGGAGGACATAAAGAGCAAGAGCGTGGCAGAgggcaagaaaaagaaaaaaggaaaggagaagcTGGTGAAGGCTGACAGAgaggtgaagaaagaaaaggcggtgcagagcagagatggTAAAGCTAAAGCTGAACGAGGTGTCCGAGTTGTTGAAGAAG ATGAGGAAGACGATGAGGAGCAGCAAAGTGCAGAGGAGGACGATGCTGACCTCGGGGACAGTGTTACAGCTGGcagtgaggaggatgaagatgatgaagaggacgatgatgatgattcagAAGAGGAGAGTGATGTGGTGAGCAGATCTGACGAGGAGGAGTCCGGTCTGGATTCGGAAgaggacagtgacagtgagccgGATCTGGCCAGAGGGAAGGGAAACATAGAGACCAGCTCggatgaagacgatgatgaaGACGTGGATGCCATcctgaggaaagaagaagaggagatcGAACATGACTGGGGAGAGCTGTGCAAAGATGCTCCACGCACCGAGGAG GTTTCTACTCGACTGGCTGTCTGCAACATGGACTGGGACCGGATGAAAGCCAAAGACCTGCTGGCTGTGCTGAACTCCTTCACGCCCAAAGGAGGAGCTGTGCTGTCTGTTAAG ATCTACCCATCAGAGTTTGGGAAGGAGAGATTGAAGGTGGAGGAGACTCAAGGACCGCTGGAGCTGAGAGCTCTGCCCGACGACTCAGAGGACgacactgaggaggagaa GGTTTACAGAGAGAAGATGCGTGACTACCAGTTCAAGCGGCTGAAGTATTTCTACGCTGTAGCGGAGTGTGACTCGGTCGAAACCGCTGCCAAAATCTACGAGGAGTGTGACGGCTACGAGTACGAGAGCAGCTGCTCCGTCCTGGACCTTCG GTTTATTCCTGACGATGTGAAGTTTGACGAGGAGCCCAGAGACGTGGCGATGGACGTGAACCTCGCGGCTTACACACCCAaactgttctcctcctctgccacaaCAACATCAAAG gtgcagCTGACGTGGGATGAGACCGACCACGAGCGCGTGACTGCCTTGAACAGGAAATTCAacaaaaatgagctgctggACATGGACTTCAATGCATACCTGGCCTCCTCcagtgaagaagaggacagCGAAGGAGGAGGCGGGATTGAgtttggagaggaggaggaggatggagaggaggataatgcaggaggaggtgagacaGTACTGAGGAGGTGTGATGTCCTCTCCAAAGAGCCCAATGTGGAGAAGAAACcccagagggaggaagagaagaggaagaagaagaagaaaagtcaggaGCAGATCTCCAAGtacagagagctgctgaaagGTATCcaggacaaagagaagaagctgcaggaagacaaagacatgGAGATGGAGATCACCTGGGTGCCAG GGCTGAAGGAGACGACAGAGCAGCTGGTGAAGAAGAAGTTGGAGGGGAAGGATCAGCTGACGCCGTGGGAGGAGTTcttggagaagaagaaagacaagaagaagcagaagaaatcTCAAAGAAAAGAG GGCGAGGATGAGGAAAAGCTCAGCGACGATGAGCTTCCCCCAGATGTTGATCTCAATGACCCCTTCTTCGCCGAGGAGCTCGCTGCTACAG acatgaagaagaaacagaaggggaagaaaaagaagaagcaggaggaggaggggcggacagctgaggaggaagaggagcaggagaaacaaaag gcggaGATAGCTCTGCTGATGGAGGACGACGGTGACGAcgccaaacacaaacacttcaacTATGACAAGATCGTGGAGCAGCAGAACTtgagcaaaaagaagaggaagaagctgctGAAGAAGGGCGAGGAGTCGCTGCAGGACGACGACTTCCAG ATGGATGTCAAAGACCCTCGTTTCCAGGCCATGTTCACCTCCCACCTGTTCAACCTGGACCCGTCCCACCCCAGCTACAAGAAGACTAAAGCCACGCAGAGCATCCTGAATGAGAAGCAGCGCAGACGAGAGGAGGAGCATCAGCGGATGGAGGACACACTCAACGCCGCTggtaaacaggaagtggcagGAAAGAAACGGGAAAATAACTCTGACTCTCCGACAGTCGAGGCTGCCTCGAAGAAATCGATGGACCCCAGTTTGTCTCTGCTCGTCAAATCGATTaagagcaaaacagagcagTTTCAGGCTCGGAAGAAACAGAAGTTCATGTAG
- the ndufaf5 gene encoding arginine-hydroxylase NDUFAF5, mitochondrial isoform X1: protein MSSGVCCRVLQRLQTAGSAPAASPSSWSRIPSSCCRPRPWPRSETRRGLSVPGRGAMNVFNREMKKRQKNWAASLRDGHLYDYLRDEVGGRVADRVYDIARTFPLALDIGGGKSHIAEHLNKDVVQRLFLTDISEKTLKQSRHSEIPTHCVLADEEFLPFKENTFDLVMSSMSLHWINDLPGALKQIHQVLKPDGVFIGAMVGGETLYELRCSLQLAETEREGGFSPHVSPYTAVTDLGNLLGQAGFTLLTVDIDDIQVHYPGIIEVMTDLQGMGESNCAWNRRSLLHRDTILAAAAVYKEMYGSEDGSIPATFEILYMIGWKPHESQAKPAKRGSATASFGDLSKISTPTNTNKT from the exons ATGAGTAGCGGAGTGTGTTGCAGAGTCCTGCAGAGGCTCCAGACCGCTGGGTCCGCTCCTGCAGCCTCACCAAGCAGCTGGAGCCGGATCccgtcctcctgctgcagaCCCCGGCCTTGGCCCAGGTCTGAAACCCGCAGGGGACTGTCGGTGCCGGGCAGGGGCGCCATGAACGTGTTCAACagggagatgaagaagaggcagaagaaCTGGGCAGCATCACTGCGGGATGGACACCTGTACGACTACCTGAGGGACGAG GTTGGCGGTCGAGTGGCAGATCGGGTCTACGACATCGCGAG GACGTTTCCTCTGGCTCTGGACATCGGTGGTGGAAAAAGTCACATTGCAGAGCATTTGAACAAG GATGTAGTGCAGCGTTTGTTCCTGACAGACATCTCAGAGAAAACTTTG aaacagagcagacacagtgaGATCCCGACTCACTGTGTTCTGGCTGACGAGGAGTTTCTGCCGTTTAAAGAAAACACCTTCGACCTGGTGATGAGCAGCATGAG TCTGCACTGGATCAATGACCTGCCAGGAGCTCTCAAACAG ATCCACCAGGTGCTGAAGCCGGACGGGGTGTTCATCGGGGCGATGGTGGGCGGGGAGACCCTGTACGAGCTCCGCTGTTCCCTCCAGCTCGCCGAAACTGAGAGGGAAGGAGGCTTCTCCCCCCACGTCTCCCCCTACACCGCCGTCACAGACCTGGGCAACCTGCTGGGCCAGGCCGGCTTCACCTTGCTGACTGTG gaCATTGATGACATTCAGGTTCACTATCCAGGAATCATTGAAGTCATGACTGATTTACAAG GTATGGGTGAGAGTAACTGTGCCTGGAACAGGAGGTCACTGTTGCACAGGGACACCatattagcagcagcagcagtttataAAG AGATGTATGGTAGCGAGGACGGGTCCATCCCCGCCACCTTCGAGATCCTCTACATGATTGGCTGGAAGCCTCATGAGTCACAG GCCAAACCGGCGAAGCGAGGCTCAGCCACGGCGTCGTTTGGAGATTTGTCGAAGATCAGCACGCCGACCAACACAAACAAGACATAG
- the ndufaf5 gene encoding arginine-hydroxylase NDUFAF5, mitochondrial isoform X2, whose protein sequence is MSSMSLHWINDLPGALKQIHQVLKPDGVFIGAMVGGETLYELRCSLQLAETEREGGFSPHVSPYTAVTDLGNLLGQAGFTLLTVDIDDIQVHYPGIIEVMTDLQGMGESNCAWNRRSLLHRDTILAAAAVYKEMYGSEDGSIPATFEILYMIGWKPHESQAKPAKRGSATASFGDLSKISTPTNTNKT, encoded by the exons ATGAGCAGCATGAG TCTGCACTGGATCAATGACCTGCCAGGAGCTCTCAAACAG ATCCACCAGGTGCTGAAGCCGGACGGGGTGTTCATCGGGGCGATGGTGGGCGGGGAGACCCTGTACGAGCTCCGCTGTTCCCTCCAGCTCGCCGAAACTGAGAGGGAAGGAGGCTTCTCCCCCCACGTCTCCCCCTACACCGCCGTCACAGACCTGGGCAACCTGCTGGGCCAGGCCGGCTTCACCTTGCTGACTGTG gaCATTGATGACATTCAGGTTCACTATCCAGGAATCATTGAAGTCATGACTGATTTACAAG GTATGGGTGAGAGTAACTGTGCCTGGAACAGGAGGTCACTGTTGCACAGGGACACCatattagcagcagcagcagtttataAAG AGATGTATGGTAGCGAGGACGGGTCCATCCCCGCCACCTTCGAGATCCTCTACATGATTGGCTGGAAGCCTCATGAGTCACAG GCCAAACCGGCGAAGCGAGGCTCAGCCACGGCGTCGTTTGGAGATTTGTCGAAGATCAGCACGCCGACCAACACAAACAAGACATAG
- the LOC143319525 gene encoding dynein regulatory complex subunit 4-like, with protein MPPKTKSKKAGKGKSAAVVDGLSTEEMSKDQLEEHIVRLREELDREREERSFFQLERDKIQAFWEISKRSLEETKAELRNRQREREEAEERHRVEITVYKQKLKHVLSEHHNTTSGLKMDGVASTSLIQDEHMESELGLQREKLGLQADLREKKHHNEDCIKVLKLKHQVELMELANDYERRIREIEVKYHKKMQSMIETEGKNRRAEINELEDRIKSRIVTLVEEHDKALRGAEEHYSTIQSQLLMHQKMLKEELAEVTKQQVRVENELSAAQRENKRLSESLQEAQQKLPELQKQLEHYNQAKAKMAATRARVKVTEKELRDLTVEHELLLQAFEKVQQERDELLKKQTETILDVQQKSRLKELLLEKKLAALTESVEMKEAQLCAALSASNVDQTAGSCAENKLEEILESKQVTIDALQCDLARDCKEYDDLLQTCKEKLEALSVPLYDFPFRPSEQILDGQT; from the exons ATG ccacCAAAGACTAAAAGCAAAAAGGCCGGGAAGGGGaagtcagctgcagtggtggaTGGTCTTTCAACGGAGGAGATGTCCAAGGATCAG ctggaggagcacATAGTTCGCCTCCGAGAGGAGCTGGACAGAGAGCGGGAGGAGAGGAGCTTCTTCCAGCTGGAGAGGGACAAGATCCAGGCCTTCTGGGAAATCTCCAAGAGGAGCCTGGAGGAGACGAAGGCCGAGCTGAGGAacagacaaagggagagagaggaggcagaggagcgcCACCGAGTGGAGATCACT GTGTACAAGCAGAAGCTGAAGCACGTCCTGTCTGAACACCACAACACGACTTCCGGGCTGAAGATGGACGGTGTCGCCTCAACCTCGCTTATCCAGGACGAGCACATGGAGTCAGAGCTCGGACTCCAGAGAGAAAAGCTCGGCCTACAGGCTGAcctcagagagaagaaacacCACAACGAAGACTGCATCAAGGTGCTCAAGCTG AAACACCAGGTGGAGTTAATGGAACTGGCAAACGACTATGAAAGAAGAATCAGAG AAATTGAGGTGAAATATCACAAGAAAATGCAGTCGATGATCGAGACAGAGGGCAAAAATCGGAGAGCTGAGATCAACGAGCTCGAAGACAGAATAAAGAGTCGCATTGTGACTTTAGTGGAGGAGCACGACAAAGCCCTCAGAGGTGCTGAGGAGCACTACTCCACTATTCAAAGTCAACTGCTGATGCATCAGAAGATGCTGAAG GAAGAACTTGCAGAGGTGACGAAGCAGCAGGTGCGAGTGGAAAATGAGCTTTCAGCGGCTCAGCGGGAGAACAAACGTCTGAGCGAGTCTCTGCAGGAAGCCCAACAGAAGCTGCCCGAGctccaaaaacagctggaacACTACAACCAGGCCAAGGCCAAGATGGCG GCGACTAGAGCTCGAGTGAAGGTCACTGAAAAGGAACTGAGAGATCTGACGGTGGAacacgagctgctgctgcaggcatTTGAAAAG GTTCAGCAGGAGCGCGATGAGCTGTTGAAGAAGCAGACGGAGACTATTCTGGATGTCCAGCAGAAGAGCAGACTGAAGGAGCTGTTGCTGGAGAAGAAGTTGGCAGCACTGACAGAATCTGTGGAGATGAAGGAGGCTCAGCTCTGCGCTGCGCTGTCCGCCTCCAACGTCGACCAAACTGCAGGCAGCTGCGCTGAAAACAAACTCGAG GAAATATTGGAGTCAAAACAGGTCACCATCGATGCCTTGCAGTGCGATTTGGCTCGAGACTGTAAG GAGTATGATGACCTGCTGCAGACCTGTAAGGAGAAGCTGGAGGCTTTGAGCGTCCCTCTGTACGACTTTCCCTTCAGGCCCTCAGAGCAGATCCTGGATGGACAGACTTGA